One segment of Macaca fascicularis isolate 582-1 chromosome 4, T2T-MFA8v1.1 DNA contains the following:
- the UFL1 gene encoding E3 UFM1-protein ligase 1 isoform X2: MRDELHLRGGRVNIVDLQQVINVDLIHIENRIGDIIKSEKHVQLVLGQLIDENYLDRLAEEVNDKLQESGQVTISELCKTYDLPGNFLTQALTQRLGRIISGHIDLDNRGVIFTEAFVARHKARIRGLFSAITRPTAVNSLISKYGFQEQLLYSVLEELVNSGRLRGTVVGGRQDKAVFVPDIYSRTQSTWVDSFFRQNGYLEFDALSRLGIPDAVSYIKKRYKTTQLLFLKAACVGQGLVDQVEASVEEAISSGTWVDIAPLLPTSLSVEDAAILLQQVMRAFSKQASAVVFSDTVVVSEKFINDCTELFRELMHQKAEKEMKNNPVHLITEEDLKQISTLESVSTSKKDKKDERRRKATEGSGSVRGGGGGNAREYKIRKVKKKGRKDDDSDDETQSSHTGKKKPEISFMFQDEIEDFLRKHIQDAPEEFISELAEYLIKPLNKTYLEVVRSVFMSSTTSASGTGRKRTIKDLQEEVSNLYNNIRLFEKGMKFFADDTQAALTKHLLKSVCTDITNLIFNFLASDLMMAVDDPAAITSEIRKKILSKLSEETKVALTKLHNSLNEKSIEDFISCLDSAAEACDIMVKRGDKKRERQILFQHRQALAEQLKVTEDPALILHLTSVLLFQFSTHTMLHAPGRCVPQIIAFLNSKIPEDQHALLVKYQGLVVKQLVSQNKKTGQGDYPLNNELGKEQEDVANTRKELQELSSSIKDLVLKSRKSSVTEE, translated from the exons ATGAGAGATGAGCTACATCTCCGAGGTG GTCGAGTAAACATTGTTGATCTACAACAg GTAATTAATGTGGACCTGATTCATATTGAAAATAGAATTGGTGACATTATTAAATCAGAAAAACATGTTCAGTTAGTGTTGGGACAACTGATAGATGA GAATTACTTGGATCGGTTGGCAGAAGAGGTAAATGATAAATTGCAAGAAAGTGGTCAGGTCACCATATCAGAACTGTGTAAAACCTATGATCTTCCTGGAAACTTTCTGACAcag GCACTAACTCAGCGACTTGGTAGAATTATCAGTGGACATATTGATCTTGATAATAGAGGAGTAATTTTTACAGAAGCTTTTGTAGCTCGACATAAAGCACGTATCCGTGGACTATTCAGTGCCATTACCCG ACCTACAGCTGTGAATTCTTTGATTTCAAAATATGGATTTCAGGAGCAGCTTCTTTACT CTGTGCTTGAGGAACTTGTTAATAGTGGACGCTTACGAGGCACTGTGGTTGGTGGGAGACAGGATAAAGCTGTGTTTGTCCCTGACATCTACTCCAGGACACAGAGTACTTGGGTGGATTCCTTTTTCAGGCAGAATGGCTATCTAG AATTTGATGCTTTATCCAGACTTGGAATCCCAGATGCTGTAAGctacataaagaaaagatacaagACTACACAACTCTTGTTTTTGAAAGCAGCTTGTGTTGGTCAGGGACTTGTGGATCAAGTGGAAGCATCAGTAGAAGAAGCCATCAGCTCTGGAACATGGGTTGATATTGcg CCTCTGCTGCCCACTTCTTTATCAGTTGAAGATGCTGCCATATTGCTTCAGCAGGTGATGAGGGCATTCAGCAAACAGGCCTCAGCTGTAGTCTTTAGCGACACTGTTGTAGTCAgtgaaaaatttataaatgacTGTACAGAACTGTTCCGTGAGCTGATGCACCAGAAGGCTGAAAAG gaaatgaaaaataatcctGTGCATTTAATCACCGAAGAAGATCTGAAACAAATCTCCACTTTAGAAAGCGTTAGTACaagtaaaaaggataaaaaagatgAGCGAAGAAGGAAAGCAACAG AGGGCAGTGGAAGCGtgagaggaggaggtgggggcaaTGCCAGAGAGTACAAAATTAGAAAAgtcaagaagaaaggaagaaaagatgatgacagtgatgatgaaaCTCAATCATCCCACACTG GAAAGAAGAAGCCGGAGATCAGTTTTATGTTCCAGGATGAGATTGAAGATTTTTTGAGAAAACACATACAAGATGCCCCCGAGGAGTTTATTTCGGAACTTGCTGAGTACTTAATAAA ACCTCTTAATAAAACTTATCTCGAGGTGGTACGTTCAGTATTCATGTCTTCAACAACTTCTGCTTCTGGGACGGGCAGAAAACGCACAATCAAGGACTTGCAAGAAGAAGTTTCAAACCTGTACAATAACATTAGGTTATTTGAAAAAGGGATGAAGTTTTTTGCAG ATGACACACAGGCTGCTCTTACCAAACACTTGCTGAAGTCAGTGTGTACTGATATCACTAACCTCATTTTCAACTTCTTAGCTTCGGATTTAATGATGGCCGTAGATGATCCTGCAGCCATTACAAGTGAA ataagaaaaaaaattttaagtaaattatcAGAAGAAACCAAAGTAGCTCTTACAAAACTCCATAATTCTCTGAATGAAAag AGCATAGAAGACTTTATTTCTTGTCTGGATTCTGCAGCAGAAGCTTGTGATATTATGGTGAAAAGGGGagacaaaaaaagggaaag acagataCTGTTCCAGCATCGACAAGCACTGGCTGAACAGCTGAAGGTCACGGAAGACCCTGCTCTTATTCTGCACCTCACATCAGTCCTGTTGTTTCAGTTTTCAACCCACACCATGCTCCATGCACCTGGAAGATGTGTCCCACAGATCATTGCTTTTCTTAATAGTAAAATCCCAGAG gaTCAGCATGCTCTTTTGGTAAAGTATCAAGGTTTGGTTGTAAAGCAGCTAGTCAGTCAAAATAAGAAGACTGGGCAGGGAGATTATCCCTTGAATAATGAATTAGGCAAAGAACAAGAAGATGTTGCCAATACTCGTAAAGAGCTTCAAGAACTTTCTTCATCCATTAAAGACCTTGTTCTCAAATCTAGGAAATCATCTGTGACAGAAGAGTAA
- the UFL1 gene encoding E3 UFM1-protein ligase 1 isoform X1: protein MADAWEEIRRLAADFQRAQFAEATQRLSERNCIEIVNKLIAQKQLEVVHTLDGKEYITPAQISKEMRDELHLRGGRVNIVDLQQVINVDLIHIENRIGDIIKSEKHVQLVLGQLIDENYLDRLAEEVNDKLQESGQVTISELCKTYDLPGNFLTQALTQRLGRIISGHIDLDNRGVIFTEAFVARHKARIRGLFSAITRPTAVNSLISKYGFQEQLLYSVLEELVNSGRLRGTVVGGRQDKAVFVPDIYSRTQSTWVDSFFRQNGYLEFDALSRLGIPDAVSYIKKRYKTTQLLFLKAACVGQGLVDQVEASVEEAISSGTWVDIAPLLPTSLSVEDAAILLQQVMRAFSKQASAVVFSDTVVVSEKFINDCTELFRELMHQKAEKEMKNNPVHLITEEDLKQISTLESVSTSKKDKKDERRRKATEGSGSVRGGGGGNAREYKIRKVKKKGRKDDDSDDETQSSHTGKKKPEISFMFQDEIEDFLRKHIQDAPEEFISELAEYLIKPLNKTYLEVVRSVFMSSTTSASGTGRKRTIKDLQEEVSNLYNNIRLFEKGMKFFADDTQAALTKHLLKSVCTDITNLIFNFLASDLMMAVDDPAAITSEIRKKILSKLSEETKVALTKLHNSLNEKSIEDFISCLDSAAEACDIMVKRGDKKRERQILFQHRQALAEQLKVTEDPALILHLTSVLLFQFSTHTMLHAPGRCVPQIIAFLNSKIPEDQHALLVKYQGLVVKQLVSQNKKTGQGDYPLNNELGKEQEDVANTRKELQELSSSIKDLVLKSRKSSVTEE from the exons GTTGTCCGAGCGAAACTGCATTGAGATTGTTAATAAGTTGATTGCTCAGAAACAGCTAGAAGTAGTTCATACACTCGATGGAAAGGAATATATTACTCCAGCCCAAATTAGTAAGGAAATGAGAGATGAGCTACATCTCCGAGGTG GTCGAGTAAACATTGTTGATCTACAACAg GTAATTAATGTGGACCTGATTCATATTGAAAATAGAATTGGTGACATTATTAAATCAGAAAAACATGTTCAGTTAGTGTTGGGACAACTGATAGATGA GAATTACTTGGATCGGTTGGCAGAAGAGGTAAATGATAAATTGCAAGAAAGTGGTCAGGTCACCATATCAGAACTGTGTAAAACCTATGATCTTCCTGGAAACTTTCTGACAcag GCACTAACTCAGCGACTTGGTAGAATTATCAGTGGACATATTGATCTTGATAATAGAGGAGTAATTTTTACAGAAGCTTTTGTAGCTCGACATAAAGCACGTATCCGTGGACTATTCAGTGCCATTACCCG ACCTACAGCTGTGAATTCTTTGATTTCAAAATATGGATTTCAGGAGCAGCTTCTTTACT CTGTGCTTGAGGAACTTGTTAATAGTGGACGCTTACGAGGCACTGTGGTTGGTGGGAGACAGGATAAAGCTGTGTTTGTCCCTGACATCTACTCCAGGACACAGAGTACTTGGGTGGATTCCTTTTTCAGGCAGAATGGCTATCTAG AATTTGATGCTTTATCCAGACTTGGAATCCCAGATGCTGTAAGctacataaagaaaagatacaagACTACACAACTCTTGTTTTTGAAAGCAGCTTGTGTTGGTCAGGGACTTGTGGATCAAGTGGAAGCATCAGTAGAAGAAGCCATCAGCTCTGGAACATGGGTTGATATTGcg CCTCTGCTGCCCACTTCTTTATCAGTTGAAGATGCTGCCATATTGCTTCAGCAGGTGATGAGGGCATTCAGCAAACAGGCCTCAGCTGTAGTCTTTAGCGACACTGTTGTAGTCAgtgaaaaatttataaatgacTGTACAGAACTGTTCCGTGAGCTGATGCACCAGAAGGCTGAAAAG gaaatgaaaaataatcctGTGCATTTAATCACCGAAGAAGATCTGAAACAAATCTCCACTTTAGAAAGCGTTAGTACaagtaaaaaggataaaaaagatgAGCGAAGAAGGAAAGCAACAG AGGGCAGTGGAAGCGtgagaggaggaggtgggggcaaTGCCAGAGAGTACAAAATTAGAAAAgtcaagaagaaaggaagaaaagatgatgacagtgatgatgaaaCTCAATCATCCCACACTG GAAAGAAGAAGCCGGAGATCAGTTTTATGTTCCAGGATGAGATTGAAGATTTTTTGAGAAAACACATACAAGATGCCCCCGAGGAGTTTATTTCGGAACTTGCTGAGTACTTAATAAA ACCTCTTAATAAAACTTATCTCGAGGTGGTACGTTCAGTATTCATGTCTTCAACAACTTCTGCTTCTGGGACGGGCAGAAAACGCACAATCAAGGACTTGCAAGAAGAAGTTTCAAACCTGTACAATAACATTAGGTTATTTGAAAAAGGGATGAAGTTTTTTGCAG ATGACACACAGGCTGCTCTTACCAAACACTTGCTGAAGTCAGTGTGTACTGATATCACTAACCTCATTTTCAACTTCTTAGCTTCGGATTTAATGATGGCCGTAGATGATCCTGCAGCCATTACAAGTGAA ataagaaaaaaaattttaagtaaattatcAGAAGAAACCAAAGTAGCTCTTACAAAACTCCATAATTCTCTGAATGAAAag AGCATAGAAGACTTTATTTCTTGTCTGGATTCTGCAGCAGAAGCTTGTGATATTATGGTGAAAAGGGGagacaaaaaaagggaaag acagataCTGTTCCAGCATCGACAAGCACTGGCTGAACAGCTGAAGGTCACGGAAGACCCTGCTCTTATTCTGCACCTCACATCAGTCCTGTTGTTTCAGTTTTCAACCCACACCATGCTCCATGCACCTGGAAGATGTGTCCCACAGATCATTGCTTTTCTTAATAGTAAAATCCCAGAG gaTCAGCATGCTCTTTTGGTAAAGTATCAAGGTTTGGTTGTAAAGCAGCTAGTCAGTCAAAATAAGAAGACTGGGCAGGGAGATTATCCCTTGAATAATGAATTAGGCAAAGAACAAGAAGATGTTGCCAATACTCGTAAAGAGCTTCAAGAACTTTCTTCATCCATTAAAGACCTTGTTCTCAAATCTAGGAAATCATCTGTGACAGAAGAGTAA